A genomic window from Salvia hispanica cultivar TCC Black 2014 chromosome 5, UniMelb_Shisp_WGS_1.0, whole genome shotgun sequence includes:
- the LOC125188030 gene encoding RPM1-interacting protein 4-like isoform X2 → MAKQRANVPKFGNWENEQNDVSYTVYFDGARKNKGGKMINPNDPEENPEMFVHLEPSSLVATTPPSPPPKSRARLEKPFGRRTIRPAPEQRDGDVRKFNTSSGKNESNYVGHGSGQRYSSSTRPSTASSESSFEHSPLHPRAMRRGSESPTWEGSRSPDSGHGTPSRSHLKPTRSDEVNKDKGKAQGALPQVTEAGIQDANKGMMYDVLFKAYTKDTSTMNPQQLEVHWKMIGKLQKELDII, encoded by the exons ATGGCA AAGCAAAGGGCGAATGTGCCAAAATTTGGCAACTGGGAAAACGAACAAAACGATGTTTCTTACACAGTTTACTTCGACGGTGCAAGAAAAAATAAGGGAGGAAAGATGATAAACCCAAACGATCCCGAAGAGAATCCGGAGATGTTTGTTCATCTAGAACCTTCGTCTCTTGTTGCCACCACTCCTCCTTCTCCTCCCCCAAAATCGAGAGCTAGGCTAGAGAAGCCATTTGGGAGGCGGACTATTAGACCTGCCCCCGAGCAAAGAGATGGTGATGTTAGGAAATTCAATACTTCTTCGGGTAAGAATGAATCAAATTATGTTGGTCATGGTAGCGGCCAAAGGTATAGTAGCTCTACACGACCTAGTACTGCAAGCTCGGAGTCTAGCTTTGAGCATTCGCCTCTCCACCCTCGAGCTATGAGGCGAGGCAGCGAATCTCCGACTTGGGAAGGTTCTAGAAGCCCAGATAGTGGCCATGGCACACCTTCTAGGTCACATTTGAAGCCAACTCGTTCGGATGAAGTT AACAAAGACAAAGGAAAAGCTCAGGGTGCGTTGCCTCAAGTGACCGAAGCAGGAATTCAGGACGCGAACAAAGGCATGATGTATGATGTGTTGTTTAAGGCCTATACCAAAGACACAAGTACTATGAATCCGCAACAGCTAGAAGTACACTGGAAGATGATTGGAAAACTCCAGAAAGAATTGGATATTATCTAG
- the LOC125190052 gene encoding RPM1-interacting protein 4-like, with protein sequence MIEGIKIKASEDLVNMLLGCDSFESEEKWQSKGLNVPKFGKLGKRTKRCFLHVYFDGARKNKGGKMINPNDPEENPEMFVHLEPSSLVATTPPSPPPKSRARLEKPFGRRTIRPAPEKRDGDVRKFNTSSRPRYSSSTRPSTASSESSFEHSPLHPRAMRRGSESPTWEGSRSPDSGHGTPSRSHLKPTRSDEVAIKNKDKGKAQGALPQVTEAGIQDATKA encoded by the exons ATGATTGAGGGTATAAAAATTAAGGCAAGTGAGGACTTGGTCAATATG CTTCTGGGCTGTGATTCTTTTGAATCTGAAGAAAAATGGCA AAGCAAAGGGCTGAATGTGCCAAAATTTGGCAAGCTGGGAAAACGAACAAAACGATGTTTCTTACACGTTTACTTCGACGGTGCAAGAAAAAATAAGGGAGGAAAGATGATAAACCCAAACGATCCCGAAGAGAATCCGGAGATGTTTGTTCATCTAGAACCTTCGTCTCTTGTTGCCACCACTCCTCCTTCTCCTCCCCCAAAATCGAGAGCTAGGCTAGAGAAGCCATTTGGGAGGCGGACTATTAGACCTGCCCCCGAGAAAAGAGATGGTGATGTTAGGAAATTCAATACTTCTTCG CGGCCAAGGTATAGTAGCTCTACACGACCTAGTACTGCAAGCTCGGAGTCTAGCTTTGAGCATTCGCCTCTCCACCCTCGAGCTATGAGGCGAGGCAGCGAATCTCCGACTTGGGAAGGTTCTAGAAGCCCAGATAGTGGCCATGGCACACCTTCTAGGTCACATTTGAAGCCAACTCGTTCGGATGAAGTT GCGATAAAGAACAAAGACAAAGGAAAAGCTCAGGGTGCGTTGCCTCAAGTGACCGAAGCAGGAATTCAGGACGCAACAAAGGCATGA
- the LOC125187176 gene encoding E3 ubiquitin-protein ligase RNF4-like yields MSNAQEIRMYSRARSRRRTLDVDLNALPPSHEIGEQGVVSHHTRSHGRQEAGRSATALPPPIDVEALDDDVIISSPTAFAEAKNNARRNRGRTVVVDVDNDDRASRNKRRRVPTNQTIINCDLYINLESSSNSSRESGKSAAVPIPPVPPKEPTFSCPICMGPLVEEMTTKCGHIFCKACIKASIAAQGKCPTCRRKTTTRDIIRVYLPSTRTA; encoded by the exons ATGAGCAATGCACAGGAAATTAGGATGTATTCAAGGGCTAGAAGTAGGAGACGGACACTGGATGTTGATCTCAATGCTTTACCACCGTCACATGAAATCGGGGAGCAGGGTGTTGTTTCGCACCATACTAGGTCCCACGGTAGGCAGGAGGCTGGAAGAAGTGCCACCGCCCTGCCTCCGCCAATTGATGTAGAGGCGCTTGATGACGACGTTATTATCTCTTCGCCTACGGCATTTGCAGAA gCCAAGAACAACGCCAGAAGGAACCGTGGGCGGACTGTCGTGGTTGATGTGGATAATG ATGACAGAGCATCTCGCAACAAGCGCAGAAGGGTTCCTACAAACCAGACAATTATAAACTGCGACCTTTACATAAACCTCGAAAGCAGTAGCAACTCATCG agGGAAAGTGGCAAAAGCGCTGCAGTGCCTATACCTCCCGTTCCACCAAAGGAGCCGACATTCAGCTGCCCCATTTGTATGGGCCCGCTAGTCGAAGAGATGACAACAAAATGTGGCCACATTTTCTGCAAGGCGTGCATCAAAGCTTCCATAGCTGCTCAGGGGAAATGTCCAACGTGCCGGAGAAAAACGACGACGAGAGACATTATTAGAGTGTACCTTCCCTCAACTAGAACTGCTTGA
- the LOC125187476 gene encoding B-cell receptor-associated protein 31-like yields the protein MIPLFFLVVCAEGLVAFLLMVKIGPLRELVIKGLDQVKMRRATVLTIAGTIFAILLSDLYSILKIQNKGTKHGTMTPMDQVIWRTNLLEATLMGFSLFLGFLIDRMHHYIQKLIKVRSNTGASKQEVENLEKEKLQLKAKEEKASAEVKKLKKEVSSLTEDLNKLKLESAEKDKKVETAEGHVAALQKQAADLLLEYDRLLEDNQNLQNQALGYRR from the exons ATGATTCCTTTGTTCTTTCTGGTTGTGTGCGCGGAGGGTTTGGTTGCATTCCTTTTAATGGTGAAGATTGGTCCGTTGAGGGAGCTTGTGATAAAGGGTTTGGATCAAGTGAAGATGAGGAGGGCTACAGTTCTAACCATTGCTGGAACTATCTTTGCCATTTTGCTGTCTGATTTGTATAGCATTCTCAAGATTCAGAACAAGGGCACCAAACATGGCACTATGACGCCAATGGATCAAGTTATTTGGAGGACAAACTTGCTTGAGGCAACTCTCATGG GCTTTTCTCTGTTCCTCGGATTCTTGATCGATCGAATGCATCATTACATACAAAAACTAATCAAAGTAAGGAGCAACACCGGTGCTTCAAAGCAAGAAGTCGAGAATCTTGAGAAAGAGAAGCTTCAGCTGAAGGCGAAGGAAGAAAAAGCTTCTGCTGAAGTCAAGAAGCTGAAAAAGGAGGTTTCGAGTTTGACTGAGGATTTGAATAAGCTCAAGCTGGAGTCGGCTGAAAAGGACAAGAAAGTCGAAACAGCAGAAGGTCACGTTGCTGCACTCCAGAAACAAGCAGCGGATCTACTGCTGGAATACGACAGACTTTTGGAAGACAACCAAAATCTCCAGAACCAGGCTCTCGGCTACAGAAGATGA
- the LOC125188028 gene encoding RPM1-interacting protein 4-like — protein MAKQRSNVPKFGNWENEQNDVPYTVYFNNARKNKGGKMINPNDPQENPEMFAHLEPSPLAPATPPPPYAKSGARQEEPTGRRAVRPAPEHRDGDFGQFNKNEPNYGSGRGSGQRSGRSARPSTTSSELSFERSPLHPQPRPQAINAMGRGTGSPAWEGSRGHDSSHGTPSRSRLRPTRSDEANEKGAAVPKFGAWDENDPQSAENFTHIFNKVREDRNNEGGNGNGPTATNHHASYARVQRSSEPKKCCFPWW, from the exons ATGGCA AAGCAAAGGTCAAATGTCCCAAAATTTGGCAACTGGGAAAACGAACAAAACGACGTTCCTTACACCGTTTACTTCAACAATGCAAGGAAAAACAAGGGAGGAAAGATGATAAACCCGAACGATCCACAAGAGAATCCAGAGATGTTCGCTCATCTCGAACCTTCGCCTCTTGCTCCGGCCACTCCTCCCCCTCCTTATGCAAAATCGGGAGCCAGGCAGGAGGAGCCGACTGGGAGGCGGGCTGTTAGGCCCGCCCCTGAGCATAGAGACGGTGATTTTGggcaatttaataaaaatgagccAAATTATGGTAGTGGCCGTGGTAGCGGCCAAAGATCTGGCCGCTCTGCACGGCCTAGTACTACAAGCTCAGAGTTAAGCTTTGAACGTTCGCCTCTCCATCCTCAACCTCGCCCTCAAGCCATCAATGCCATGGGGCGAGGCACCGGATCCCCGGCTTGGGAAGGTTCTAGAGGCCATGATAGTAGCCACGGCACGCCTTCTAGGTCGCGCCTAAGGCCAACTCGCTCGGATGAAGCG AATGAAAAAGGAGCAGCGGTACCAAAATTTGGGGCATGGGACGAGAACGACCCTCAGTCGGCTGAAAACTTCACGCACATATTCAACAAAGTGAGGGAGGATCGAAACAATGAGGGCGGGAATGGGAACGGCCCGACTGCTACGAACCATCATGCATCATACGCACGGGTGCAACGCTCCAGCGAGCCTAAG AAATGTTGCTTTCCTTGGTGGTAG
- the LOC125188030 gene encoding NOI-like protein isoform X1, producing the protein MAKQRANVPKFGNWENEQNDVSYTVYFDGARKNKGGKMINPNDPEENPEMFVHLEPSSLVATTPPSPPPKSRARLEKPFGRRTIRPAPEQRDGDVRKFNTSSGKNESNYVGHGSGQRYSSSTRPSTASSESSFEHSPLHPRAMRRGSESPTWEGSRSPDSGHGTPSRSHLKPTRSDEVAIKNKDKGKAQGALPQVTEAGIQDANKGMMYDVLFKAYTKDTSTMNPQQLEVHWKMIGKLQKELDII; encoded by the exons ATGGCA AAGCAAAGGGCGAATGTGCCAAAATTTGGCAACTGGGAAAACGAACAAAACGATGTTTCTTACACAGTTTACTTCGACGGTGCAAGAAAAAATAAGGGAGGAAAGATGATAAACCCAAACGATCCCGAAGAGAATCCGGAGATGTTTGTTCATCTAGAACCTTCGTCTCTTGTTGCCACCACTCCTCCTTCTCCTCCCCCAAAATCGAGAGCTAGGCTAGAGAAGCCATTTGGGAGGCGGACTATTAGACCTGCCCCCGAGCAAAGAGATGGTGATGTTAGGAAATTCAATACTTCTTCGGGTAAGAATGAATCAAATTATGTTGGTCATGGTAGCGGCCAAAGGTATAGTAGCTCTACACGACCTAGTACTGCAAGCTCGGAGTCTAGCTTTGAGCATTCGCCTCTCCACCCTCGAGCTATGAGGCGAGGCAGCGAATCTCCGACTTGGGAAGGTTCTAGAAGCCCAGATAGTGGCCATGGCACACCTTCTAGGTCACATTTGAAGCCAACTCGTTCGGATGAAGTT GCGATAAAGAACAAAGACAAAGGAAAAGCTCAGGGTGCGTTGCCTCAAGTGACCGAAGCAGGAATTCAGGACGCGAACAAAGGCATGATGTATGATGTGTTGTTTAAGGCCTATACCAAAGACACAAGTACTATGAATCCGCAACAGCTAGAAGTACACTGGAAGATGATTGGAAAACTCCAGAAAGAATTGGATATTATCTAG
- the LOC125190049 gene encoding proline-rich receptor-like protein kinase PERK9: MYFKISCFFGSKRHPKKKLPPPPENEIPIPPSTPPPEPLAESTPPSPPPPEPTETPPPPPEPTETPLPEPTESSPPEPTETPPPEPTEPPPPPSSPPPEPTESSPPEPTETPPPEPTEPPPPPSTPPPEPTETTAPESPPSAWAPNPTVRPWPSEYSGYDYSSYDYDHRYTSYDYDHRNSSYDYDSRNSSYDYDGLYSYQPQPLPQSQRYPYHGYSCEEDPNACISQ, encoded by the coding sequence aTGTACTTCAAAATTTCATGTTTCTTCGGCAGCAAGCGCCACCCCAAAAAGAAACTGCCGCCGCCACCGGAAAATGAAATCCCAATACCACCATCTACACCGCCGCCTGAGCCACTGGCAGAATCAACACCACCATCTCCGCCCCCGCCTGAGCCAACAGAAACACCTCCGCCACCGCCTGAGCCAACAGAAACGCCGCTGCCTGAGCCAACAGAATCATCGCCGCCTGAGCCAACAGAAACACCGCCGCCTGAGCCAACAGAACCACCGCCGCCACCATCTTCGCCGCCGCCTGAGCCAACAGAATCATCGCCGCCTGAACCAACAGAAACGCCGCCGCCTGAGCCAACAGAACCACCGCCACCACCATCTACGCCGCCGCCTGAACCAACAGAAACAACGGCACCGGAATCACCGCCATCTGCGTGGGCGCCTAATCCAACGGTAAGACCGTGGCCATCGGAATATTCCGGATATGACTATTCATCATATGATTATGATCATCGCTATACATCGTATGATTATGATCATCGGAATTCATCGTATGATTATGATTCGCGGAATTCATCGTATGATTATGATGGGCTGTATTCGTATCAGCCGCAGCCGCTGCCGCAGTCGCAGCGCTATCCGTATCACGGCTACTCCTGCGAAGAAGATCCCAACGCCTGCATTAGTCAAtag
- the LOC125190050 gene encoding protein TRACHEARY ELEMENT DIFFERENTIATION-RELATED 7A-like: protein MSCFCGSKTKKVRPPPSTPPPEPPVTPPPPSTPPPEPPVTPPPEPPVTPPPEPPVTPPPPSTPPPEPPVTPPPPSTPPFSPQRGTSAPYWNAPAPPSPPPSHFYPIDGHSCEDDPNACIIQ from the coding sequence ATGTCATGTTTCTGCGGCAGCAAGACAAAGAAAGTGCGGCCACCGCCATCTACGCCACCGCCTGAGCCACCGGtaacaccaccaccaccatctaCGCCGCCGCCTGAGCCACCGGTAACACCACCACCTGAGCCACCGGTAACACCACCACCTGAGCCACCGGtaacaccaccaccaccatctaCGCCACCGCCTGAGCCACCGGtaacaccaccaccaccatctaCGCCGCCGTTTTCACCTCAGAGGGGGACGAGTGCACCGTATTGGAATGCACCGGCGCCACCATCGCCGCCGCCATCGCATTTCTATCCGATTGACGGCCACTCCTGCGAAGATGATCCCAACGCCTGCATTATTCAGTAG
- the LOC125188027 gene encoding cell division control protein 45 homolog: MIDCALCILIDWELAAKTCLFSGFNLGVVLSSISELGMRELSIESFYARLRQSAIASASSAPLLIFPSTSDADSLCALKIIGHVLESDSIRYACYPVSSFREIHKYAGPNLSSSANEPITILLINWGCHRDLRRDLQIGPLARVFVVDSHRPIHLHNLSDQNDCVVVLYTKDDENQADLVYDFDVSTVANASELNSDGEVEEDSESEDENDSDVEEGGEVGRKRRRDSENEGNPDKLFKKLKRDYYYMGTYHGKPSGCLMYELSHSLRKNKNELLWLACVALTDQFVHERLTEERYQAGVMELEQHINSSGNLDAITSVTLKDGTKVTVPDSSRIAYEDEPKLMLLQEWNLFDSMLCSSYVATKMKTWSDPGLKNMQLLLARMGFAREECKQKYQYMSVEIKHRMKDMFQKFLPEIGLRDFYYRGFLLLHGYSSKVSAADVVYGVTALLESFVEADGSSGSKQFGVAYDALSLNNVEKLELGMRQAIKVQRAVLRQGSTAITKKGSIRSGSKFRWVKLEDTADAKLLCHPQALTKFGFFLMDALREKGARMKPLICVCYTEEQRKVLIVGICGKPRLGARNGNAFGIAFRSAADETGAEYFHELFESSWIVLEAAAVNSFMIRLTEKLL, from the exons ATGATCGATTGCGCTTTGTGCATTTTAATCGATTGGGAGCTGGCCGCAAAGACTTGTCTTTTTTCTG GTTTTAATTTGGGGGTAGTATTGAGTTCGATTTCTGAATTGGGGATGAGGGAGCTAAGCATTGAGTCATTTTATGCACGGCTAAGACAGTCAGCTATAGCCTCAGCTTCATCCGCCCCTCTTCTAATCTTCCCCTCAACCTCGGATGCTGATTCACTATGTGCGTTGAAAATCATAGGGCATGTTCTTGAATCTGATTCAATTAGGTATGCCTGTTACCCGGTTTCGAGTTTCAGGGAAATTCACAAGTATGCGGGGCCAAACCTTAGCTCATCTGCGAATGAGCCCATAACCATCTTGTTGATTAATTGGGGTTGCCATAGGGATCTTAGGAGGGACCTGCAGATCGGCCCCTTAGCTCGTGTTTTCGTTGTTGACAGTCATAGGCCGATTCATTTGCATAATCTGAGTGACCAGAATGACTGTGTGGTGGTGCTTTACACGAAGGATGATGAGAACCAGGCCGATCTGGTTTATGATTTCGATGTGTCCACTGTTGCGAATGCGAGTGAGTTGAACAGTGACGGTGAGGTTGAGGAGGATTCGGAGAGTGAGGATGAAAATGATAGTGATGTTGAGGAGGGTGGGGAAGTAGGTAGAAAGAGGAGGAGAGATTCTGAAAATGAGGGGAATCCTGATAAGTTGTTTAAGAAGTTGAAGAGAGACTATTACTATATGGGAACGTACCATGGGAAGCCGTCGGGATGCTTGATGTATGAGCTGTCACATTCTCTAAGGAAGAACAAGAATGAGTTACTCTGGCTGGCTTGTGTGGCTTTAACTGACCAGTTCGTACACGAGAGGTTAACTGAAGAGAGATACCAGGCTGGGGTTATGGAACTCGAGCAGCATATTAACAGCTCAGGGAACTTGGATGCTATTACATCCGTCACACTCAAGGATGGCACAAAGGTTACTGTGCCCGATTCTTCCAGAATCGCTTATGAGGACGAGCCTAAGTTGATGTTATTGCAAGAGTGGAACTTGTTTGACTCAATGCTGTGCTCATCGTACGTGGCAACCAAAATGAAGACTTGGAGTGATCCCGGGTTGAAAAATATGCAGCTTCTTTTGGCTCGGATGGGGTTTGCAAGAGAAGAATGCAAacagaaatatcaatacatgAGTGTAGAGATCAAACACAGAATGAAAGATATGTTTCAAAAGTTCCTACCCGAGATTGGGCTCAGGGATTTCTACTATAGAGGTTTCCTGCTGTTGCACGGGTATAGCTCGAAAGTCTCTGCTGCAGATGTGGTGTATGGGGTTACTGCTCTTCTAGAGTCGTTCGTGGAGGCAGATGGATCTTCTGGCTCGAAACAGTTTGGTGTGGCGTATGATGCTTTGTCCCTCAACAACGTCGAGAAGCTGGAGCTGGGAATGAGGCAGGCTATCAAGGTGCAACGGGCTGTTCTGAGACAAGGAAGCACAGCCATAACGAAGAAGGGGTCGATAAGGAGTGGGAGTAAGTTCAGATGGGTAAAACTCGAAGACACTGCTGATGCAAAGCTCTTATGTCACCCTCAGGCTCTAACTAAATTCGGGTTCTTCCTGATGGATGCTCTACGCGAGAAGGGAGCAAGGATGAAGCCCCTGATATGCGTTTGCTACACAGAGGAACAGAGGAAAGTCCTGATTGTTGGCATATGTGGGAAGCCACGCCTTGGCGCACGAAATGGAAACGCGTTCGGGATTGCCTTCAGAAGCGCAGCTGATGAGACCGGAGCTGAGTATTTCCACGAGCTCTTTGAGTCATCGTGGATAGTCTTGGAGGCGGCCGCAGTGAATTCGTTCATGATCAGGTTAACTGAGAAACTGTTGTGA